One Rhododendron vialii isolate Sample 1 chromosome 2a, ASM3025357v1 genomic region harbors:
- the LOC131317613 gene encoding uncharacterized protein LOC131317613 — MEDMVKTARLYYSKSSPDIKQAAHNFFTSLDNNNDGKVSLHEFLWFMRQKGHTKMSNCHFRSGCDKFIPGMYFACKKCFENGHNSFCVCPKCFEEELFLHEHVQFLDNYALLEARRMQGIATYSNQHKPSSSVTITELDPTSTTNAVVRYERPKPKLGHFAYKAAEIGLNVFNTALNASSWLSCTIM; from the exons ATGGAGGATATGGTCAAGACTGCTAGACTCTACTACAGTAAAAGCTCACCAGACATCAAACAAGCAGCACACAATTTTTTCACTTCACTCGATAACAACAACGACGGGAAGGTGAGTCTCCATGAATTTCTATGGTTTATGCGGCAGAAAGGCCACACGAAAATGAGCAATTGCCATTTTCGTAGTGGGTGCGATAAGTTTATTCCGGGAATGTATTTCGCTTGCAAAAAATGCTTCGAAAATGGCCACAACTCGTTTTGCGTATGTCCAAAGTGTTTCGAAGAAGAACTTTTTCTTCATGAGCATGTCCAGTTCTTGGATAACTATGCTTTGTTGGAGGCCAGGAGAATGCAAGGGATTGCTACTTATTCGAACCAGCACAAG CCAAGCTCATCTGTTACCATTACTGAACTTGATCCAACATCCACAACAAATGCTGTTGTTCGTTATGAACGACCCAAACCA aaattgggGCATTTTGCGTACAAAGCGGCTGAAATAGGGTTGAACGTGTTTAACACTGCATTGAACGCATCTTCATGGCTCAGCTGTACCATTATGTGA